A window of Periophthalmus magnuspinnatus isolate fPerMag1 chromosome 21, fPerMag1.2.pri, whole genome shotgun sequence genomic DNA:
TTGCCAATCTCTCTATAGAATAAACAGACCAACCTTTTACAATTAATACACTAAATTCATGTCTCGAGATATCTTGTTGAATCATCAAATAATTAACTAAAGATGTCTAGAAGATGTTGCTGTAATCCAATTAATAACTAGATACAAATCAGTGACTAATTGCTACTTAGAATTGAGCatataacaaaacatttacataaaaagaaaaaaaaaaacttttctgaatagtttggAATCATCTTGATGTTCATTAGAACATCTCATGatgatgttaaaaaaaagtactaataTTTTGGATTTTCCATTCTGTTGTGTACATAGTGTTTGACGGGTATAAAAATCGTTATTGAGTATTGACCCTTTTTCTTATTATCAAATTagagttttcagttttagaATCGTGACAACCAAACACCCAATGAACGATTATATGTATgaataaaactgtttttgtgGGGTTAACCAATGACTGAATGTGTTTTACGTATACAGGGTAAACTTTGATGATATTGCTTGTTTTTTACCTGTCTTGACCTCTGGCCTGGACACTAGCTGCGTTTGTACGTCATGGTGTAAGTCCAGCACCACCTGACCACAGTGTAGAACGGTTGGTGCCGGGTTGCTCGCGGGGTGAAAACTGTCTCGTGTCGGAGCGTAATGTAGCATGACATGGCACTTGACACGGCCGGAGTTCAACAAAGGTGTGAGGGCAGCCAGCGCAGTCACAGCCACTCGGCCTGTGTTGAGATCATGGCTGTTTTCGGTGCTGTGCTGCTGCCTGCTTCTCTTGGCTGCGGGCTCTGggtaggaggaagaggaggaagaagaggaggaggcataTGAGGGGGCGGAGGGCAACATGGGGGATGGCGTTGAGGGGCAGAGTGTGGGAAGCCAAAACACTTGGCTCTGGGTCTGGACAGCCGTGGGCGTTGAACTCTGGTCTGCCTCTGTCACAGTAAATAAGCTCACACCGGACACTGGTCtagaacacaaataaaacatcacTTACAATCAGATATCAAAGAGACAGTAAGCTATAAGGGTGTGAAGAAAACCTAACTCGAGACAGAAATACCAAAGTGGATTTGAATATGTGAAGATGAATACGCTTTCAATTTATTTAAAGTGGTAGATGTAACACTGCAGGATTAAAGATCTCATTTTCCTGCAATGTAAATATGTGGGTATAGTGTAATATTGATGCAACATTGACATAAAATGCATGCAAAGAGAGGTGCAGTAAATcctacacacaaatatatatagaggcaaatgattaaaaaaaaacaaagctggtTCACTATAAAAACAACATGATGTGTATCCTGCTCCTAATTCATTTTACTTCtgttttcttcttcctttttttcttttctttttttaaaacataaaacacaccaaATGCACAAAAAATGCTTTATGCTTACTTGGTTAATGCTTTTATGACAAAGATTAGATAGTTTTTTGACCACCTCATCAATTTAATCCCTCTAAAGATCttagttttttttagataaGATGCTGATACAGTGTAAAATGTGCCTTGCAGTGAGATAACTTTGCCTCTGCAGCATTTTAAGGTTTTTGACATCATAGGCGGTGCTTACATTTTACTATTAGGTTAGAGAAATTCCATTTCTTTGGTATACTGAGGAGACTCACTGCCAGTTCAGTCATTGTTATTTTAGCTTgcatcatcagaggtataatactccctacaatggaagcataccCAGACTGGATTGTGCTAGATTGGAACACTATCAtaatgtcttgagggttcatgtctccgtGTATATTTGTATCTTTCTCTCATATTTACTACAGATCTATGAGGGCATTTTTTCCCTTGTATATACAGACAAAACATGTAGTTGTGTAAATTTAAATATGTAGCTCCTACATAATTTGATTTAAGGAAGGTGAGAAATTAGATGCATTTAAGCAGTAAAGGAAATAGAGAAAAGAGATAGAAATTTTACCCAGTGCTGTCAACTGATAGGATCACTCCCACAACCAGCCGGTCTCCTGTGACGCGATGCCATAGCTTGTCCACTTGAGGATTTGATGACACAGTTAGCACATCTTGCATTTTGTCATCCTCAATCTCATCTTTTGTTTCATCACAGTCCCAAAGAGCAGCAAGGCTTTCCTGTGCAAAGAGTGGAGGACAATTGTCAGCATTGGAAAGTGGGACAGTGCTCAAAGCTGCAACAGttgtgacatttaaaaaattCCAATCTAATTCATATAACACTTTTCTACCTCCAATAAGGACTCAAAATGCCATTCAtgcacatattcatacaccagcgtatGTGGTGCAAGTATCCAAGGAGACAAGGTCAATATGTATCTGTAGAACCTGGGTTGATCCGCCAACCCGTGAGCCTATACTGCCATCCTAACTAAATGACATCATGgtcattcagaacaaaaatatatacatgcTGGTTATAAAAATTCAGTAATTTAAAGCATATAAAAACAGCAAAccgtttttaattatatatttcattCACAGAAATAGATTTGAGACAAGGTCTACAGAGAAGAGAATTTGATAAGGACTATATAATGCACTGATTTATACCCGGCATTATTTATTACACTTCAGTGACAGAAATACCAAAGGTTTTACAGCCTCCTACCAGTGGAGCCAAGTTGTTCAACAGTGCTGATGTATTTGTGATAATCAGTCAAGTACACACTGCTGTGGATGGTATCTGCTAAAAAGTTGtaacaaatgtttttgttacaaTATTGTACTTACCTGCTCAAGCAGAGTGAGTGCAGGCTTATGTCTTGTGGTAGCATCTGTAAGAGATAGTAATGACTGTTGTATAACTGTCTCTTTtgccctttcttctctctgaaGTTCTTGGAGTACAGTAAACCCACTCTATAAGACCACACATTTGAgattaatactaaaaaaaaagcaatgatataattttgtttgttgtggCATACCAGTAGCCGTGATTCTAAAGCTTGaatggtaaaaaaataattctCAGGTTGAGCACAAGGTGGTTTCATGGGCTCATCAGCTCGGACACTCTAAAAAGGAGAAAAGATGTCCTGAAACGATATTCCTGAAGTTAAGTCAAAATAAACCTGCTGACTTACAGAGTAAGAAACACCACAAAGATCTGTTATTAAAAACACTCTCAAAGGCTGACTTGTTGCATCAATCTCTTTAAAAATCAGTAACATTTGATCTGTTCCAATGCCAAGAAAGTCATCCACAAGCAACGAAACAACTTCTGACCACTTCGAAGCAACCTGaaaataaagcagaattaaaCTGTGTATCTTATCAGGGTATTGATAATGCTTAATATTTACATACAGACAACGTGTCTTTCCACACTGCACAGACATGACTGTCACTGAAAGATATGACAAATAGATCACCATTTTTGCCAGTATTGACCAGCTGAATGTCCTCTGGCTGAGTGAAAGGAAGCTGGCATACATCTTTCACAACACCATTTTCAACATAGAGAAGTTGTTGATTGGATGTCGCTACAACTAAAGATGTTTTTAGCACATCATCAGTCTTTATAGCTGAGAGCACCAAGAGGCAACAGGTGATCGAAATGTACGGATGAGGTAAAACCAAATTTCCATCAAACTTTTGTTCATCTTGAATGAAGTATCCACAGGTTTGACTTGACACCTCCTGATCTGATTCTGAAACACTTAGTAATCCAAGAACAAATAATCCTCTGTTAAGTGGAAGTTCCCCAATAGCAGTGCGTGACATGTGAAAGGGGATCTGCTTGACCACTCCAGTCTGTAAGGACGTATACCACACGTGGTCTGCATGGCTCCACATCAATGTAGGTCCCTCAAGGATGCACACGTCCTCTTTAACCTTATAGGGGAGCTTAAACTTCAAGCAAGGTTCAAGTTGATTTGAGTTGGTCAGACAGAGAAGACTATAGTGGAAATCATCTAATTTCTTAGAATGTTTTGCCACAAGAACACAGGGCACAATCACTCTCTTCTGAGTATGTAATGCGCATCTGCACTTTATAATTTCCAAGTGTGAACCTTTTGATGTTGAGATGACAGCTACTCCATTCGCTTCATTTAGGAATAAATTGTCTTCCCTTTTAAACGATAGTCTTGAGAATAATACCTCGCCTCTTTCGCTGTCAGTTCCGCTCGACCCTTGTTTGTGAAAGTAGATTAATTTTCCACATGAAGACACaaggtggtggtgaaaacaagTCTGCGAGGTCAACTTTTCCATCGTGTACCGTTAGAAAGTTCAGTGAAGCCTTTACGATCCGAATCTCCATTCACTGACAGAAAGCGCTTTTATACGTGaataacatgtttgtacaagAAATAGAGGACATATGACGGTAGCTCTCAAACACGTCACAAACGCGCCAAGGAAAAATTAAACACTTCCTGTTATTATTCGCAGGGCATTCTGGGTCAGGGCTGAGTTGGCAAACAGATTATTCATCGATGACATAAGCTAGCGTCTTTTAACAGTTTGGTAACGCTGAATTTAATGAGTTGAGATCGTAAATATAACTCCCGGAATACAATGTGAAACTCCAccctttatttacttttaccaccacaaaagacagaagaggagtGGCCAAATTTTGAGCCAAAATGGCAGCGAGAGACGCGAGTTTCACTATTTGCACTGATTCATCTCAGCGTTAGCAGCTTGAGGCTAAGGGCTAGCTGTTCAAGGAACTACTCGGTAAAAACACAGGAACAGCTGAACATGGCTGAAGTTGAACAGCACGGAGAGCAGGTATTATTAAATTCACCGAAATGTATGATTCAGCGCTCAACTATACGACGTATCTGTTTTTaagattattttcattattatttttcaggATATTGAAAAGAAGATTGAAGACACGAGAGAGAGATTTAAGAATGAGTTACTTCAAGGTGACAACGATTTAGCAACCGATTACCACTAAGttcttcaaaaatgtgtttaataacgCTGATAATAATCGTTTGTTACTGTAAATATAGTATACATTCATAGTTTGGCATGTTTACATCATTAGTTTGCATTCACTGTTAAAAGCTGCATCAGAGAGCAAGCTAACCAAACTGTTCCTTCTATATACTTCTCTATAAACGTTTTAGCTGACAAAATGACACCTTTATTGGTTCTTTTATATTTGCAAATGGAGTGATTTGAATTTTTGATATGCAAAAGTTTAGAGAGTGATTAGATTAAAGTTAATTTTGTGCATGACATCTTAGCTACCAGTTAATTTGTATCATGTGATCATTTCAGATTCAGCAGAGAAGTACGACTCCAGAGATGTGGAAAAACTTCAGACAGACGATGCCCTGGTCGAAGGCTACTTGACATGGAGGCTCTACAATGTAGATGATGCTTTGAAAATGATAGATGAAAGTCTACAGTGGAGAAAGGAGTTTGGTGTTAATGGTATGATGTATCTGTTGTCTGGATATGACTTTATTTAAAGAGTGAATAGGAATTGTATTCAATATTAATGGATGACAAACAGACTAGTCAAGTTACTGAAGTTCACTGTATTTAGATGAGTTCAACACTGGAGTCAGCAAGTGTGTTACTGAATGAGAACTCTGTGTACTTAGTGTGTACTGACCATCCCAGAGAACAATTGCTGCTGTACTCATTCACGTCATTGTGGAAATTCTCTTGTCTTTATTCAAACAAAGTGAAAGCTCCtatgaaaatgacattattATACAGCtataaaatacagaaattaGGAAACAGAAGCACAGTCCCTTTAAGAAattctgaaaacataaaaaataactttaagtCTCCTATGCTACAGAATATGTACTGTATAATGGCTGTGTTTTTATGCTGtaatgacaaaaatgttttgtgtttcagatctTACTGAAAACAGTATTCCCAGATGGATGTTTGAGACTGGCGCTGTCTACCTCCATGGATATGACAACGAGGGAAACAAACTTTGTAAGTACTTTTTATGAGCAATTATGAGACATGTAAAATTTGCAAATGCATTAATTGTGTGGATTTTTATTGTCTGGCAGTTTGGTTCAAAGTGAAGTTGCATGTTAAGGATGCAAAAACAATCTTGGACAAGAAGAAGTATGTAGCCTTCTGGTTGGAGAGATATGCCAAGAAGGAGCCAGGAATGCCACTTACCGTTGTGTTTGACATGACAGAGTCTGGCATCAGCAATATAGTAAGTGCTtggaaatactgaaatatttcaaaatatgtgtatataaataGCTAACAAACAGACTCATCAGAAAGTCTTTGTGTGATTTGTCATACCAAAGGTTTTACAGCCTCAGTTGTGTTTTACTTCAGAGATTAAAGTAACCTTTAAATCTCCTTGGTCAAATTGAGTGAGTGGACGGTCTAATCCACAGATACACTGTTAGCTTCTTCCTGGGCGGCATGTGGGAAGCTTTTGGCAGTCTGCACAAAGCGGGAGTTAGAAAGTAGGAAAAAGGATAATTGAAACAAAAAGATGGTATAATTGTTTAGTAGGGATCATATCTAAAGCAGCTCCATAAAGAGGAAGCACTGTTTGAGACTGGAACAGAGCTAGCCTGTATGATCTCATTAAAGCTTGGCGGTGAGGTTACTGCATAGCAATGAGGCTTCTAGCCA
This region includes:
- the fancb gene encoding Fanconi anemia group B protein, coding for MEKLTSQTCFHHHLVSSCGKLIYFHKQGSSGTDSERGEVLFSRLSFKREDNLFLNEANGVAVISTSKGSHLEIIKCRCALHTQKRVIVPCVLVAKHSKKLDDFHYSLLCLTNSNQLEPCLKFKLPYKVKEDVCILEGPTLMWSHADHVWYTSLQTGVVKQIPFHMSRTAIGELPLNRGLFVLGLLSVSESDQEVSSQTCGYFIQDEQKFDGNLVLPHPYISITCCLLVLSAIKTDDVLKTSLVVATSNQQLLYVENGVVKDVCQLPFTQPEDIQLVNTGKNGDLFVISFSDSHVCAVWKDTLSVASKWSEVVSLLVDDFLGIGTDQMLLIFKEIDATSQPLRVFLITDLCGVSYSSVRADEPMKPPCAQPENYFFTIQALESRLLSGFTVLQELQREERAKETVIQQSLLSLTDATTRHKPALTLLEQESLAALWDCDETKDEIEDDKMQDVLTVSSNPQVDKLWHRVTGDRLVVGVILSVDSTGPVSGVSLFTVTEADQSSTPTAVQTQSQVFWLPTLCPSTPSPMLPSAPSYASSSSSSSSSYPEPAAKRSRQQHSTENSHDLNTGRVAVTALAALTPLLNSGRVKCHVMLHYAPTRDSFHPASNPAPTVLHCGQVVLDLHHDVQTQLVSRPEVKTDESLEDLLSLMALLDHWTFHIDSPDYSLGDIVGQIQKRVGCKRIEVSPQHLLINSAGPSAPMLLRWHQITPFQAELSVHTSELQMLQFLDLLLASLPGSCTMEPVKATRGQSEAQIFSLALEREITSLRDCVSAMLSKEKDDDNKRISSFISPDPRCEEALQRCRDDWQRDVERSKRNLCPLVDVQRYRASTESFFKELLGGDLAALIETQKTLYS